In Scyliorhinus canicula chromosome 18, sScyCan1.1, whole genome shotgun sequence, a single window of DNA contains:
- the LOC119953391 gene encoding uncharacterized protein LOC119953391 isoform X2, which translates to MLVTRRGLSFSREKKILSGSMSITVTSGDMLLKAGPGMSELQRLGGWRQSGHSRASALLPDGLQPGMWQQGGTPNKRHRSLWSVDLIGSHEALLNAAGRDAAILLKSIGNASRQWISRPSNILLLYYRWKWADALNDIVNLYRRWNGTESAEATNSITTLQRKWSGKVYELHRKDVTEIELNSIEQQHVKFISEFIYLQKKNLRHAAVTTEELIHMHNKESRTVGSCISESNAESLFCVFPESLVCLEMFCKDVLELSEELYKNSVCVLESNATVLPDPDQEWWKINLPDWMQYISGVLPALEDTIISIRNITHQFLEYFKTTSIACSLKSHPDVGYYVSDYGFKEAYLKKVWCL; encoded by the exons ATGTTAGTAACTCGGCGGGGGTTGAGTTtttcaagagaaaaaaaaatcctttcagGCAGCATGTCCATCACTGTGACGTCAGGGGACATGTTGCTGAAAGCGGGGCCGGGGATGAGCGAGCTGCAGCGGCTGGGCGGCTGGCGGCAGAGCGGCCACTCCAGAGCCTCGGCACTTCTGCCGGATGGACTCCAGCCAGGCATGTGGCAGCAGGGGGGCACCCCCAACAAGCGGCACCGCTCGCTCTGGTCGGTGGATTTAATCGGAAGCCACGAAGCCCTGCTGAACGCGGCCGGGAGGGATGCTGCCATCCTGCTGAAGTCCATCGGAAATGCATCCAGGCAGTGGATCAGCCGGCCCTCCAATATCTTGCTGCTGTACTACCGGTGgaaatgggctgatgctctgAACGACATCGTCAATCTGTACAGAAG ATGGAATGGTACAGAGTCTGCAGAAGCTACCAACAGCATTACTACTCTTCAGCGGAAATGGAGTGGAAAAGTATATGAGCTCCATCGAAAAGACGTGACTGAAATTGAACTGAATTCTATTGAGCAGCAACATGTGAAGTTTATCTCAGAATTTATatatttacaaaagaaaaatCTACGGCATGCAGCAGTCACCACTGAG GAATTAATACATATGCACAACAAAGAAAGCCGGACTGTTGGGAGCTGCATTTCCGAATCCAATGCCG AGTCCTTATTCTGCGTGTTTCCGGAATCACTGGTCTGTTTGGAGATGTTCTGCAAAGATGTTTTGGAGCTCTCTGAGGAACTCTACAAGAACTCGGTCTGTGTGCTGGAATCAAATGCAACCGTTCTGCCTGATCCTGACCAGGAATGGTGGAAAATAAATCTTCCAGATTGGATGCAGTACATTAGTGGAGTGCTGCCTGCATTAGAGGACACAATTATTAGCATTCGGAATATAACCCATCAGTTTCTAGAATATTTCAAGACCACTTCTATTGCCTGTAGCCTGAAGAGCCACCCAGATGTTGGGTACTACGTCAGTGATTACGGTTTTAAAGAGGCATACTTGAAGAAAGTGTGGTGTTTGTAA
- the LOC119953391 gene encoding uncharacterized protein LOC119953391 isoform X1: protein MLVTRRGLSFSREKKILSGSMSITVTSGDMLLKAGPGMSELQRLGGWRQSGHSRASALLPDGLQPGMWQQGGTPNKRHRSLWSVDLIGSHEALLNAAGRDAAILLKSIGNASRQWISRPSNILLLYYRWKWADALNDIVNLYRRWNGTESAEATNSITTLQRKWSGKVYELHRKDVTEIELNSIEQQHVKFISEFIYLQKKNLRHAAVTTEELIHMHNKESRTVGSCISESNAGTPRHRREAGKQSEQPYGPHQISESLFCVFPESLVCLEMFCKDVLELSEELYKNSVCVLESNATVLPDPDQEWWKINLPDWMQYISGVLPALEDTIISIRNITHQFLEYFKTTSIACSLKSHPDVGYYVSDYGFKEAYLKKVWCL, encoded by the exons ATGTTAGTAACTCGGCGGGGGTTGAGTTtttcaagagaaaaaaaaatcctttcagGCAGCATGTCCATCACTGTGACGTCAGGGGACATGTTGCTGAAAGCGGGGCCGGGGATGAGCGAGCTGCAGCGGCTGGGCGGCTGGCGGCAGAGCGGCCACTCCAGAGCCTCGGCACTTCTGCCGGATGGACTCCAGCCAGGCATGTGGCAGCAGGGGGGCACCCCCAACAAGCGGCACCGCTCGCTCTGGTCGGTGGATTTAATCGGAAGCCACGAAGCCCTGCTGAACGCGGCCGGGAGGGATGCTGCCATCCTGCTGAAGTCCATCGGAAATGCATCCAGGCAGTGGATCAGCCGGCCCTCCAATATCTTGCTGCTGTACTACCGGTGgaaatgggctgatgctctgAACGACATCGTCAATCTGTACAGAAG ATGGAATGGTACAGAGTCTGCAGAAGCTACCAACAGCATTACTACTCTTCAGCGGAAATGGAGTGGAAAAGTATATGAGCTCCATCGAAAAGACGTGACTGAAATTGAACTGAATTCTATTGAGCAGCAACATGTGAAGTTTATCTCAGAATTTATatatttacaaaagaaaaatCTACGGCATGCAGCAGTCACCACTGAG GAATTAATACATATGCACAACAAAGAAAGCCGGACTGTTGGGAGCTGCATTTCCGAATCCAATGCCG GGACCCCGAGGCACAGAAGAGAGGCAGGCAAACAGAGTGAGCAGCCCTATGGGCCACATCAAATCAGCG AGTCCTTATTCTGCGTGTTTCCGGAATCACTGGTCTGTTTGGAGATGTTCTGCAAAGATGTTTTGGAGCTCTCTGAGGAACTCTACAAGAACTCGGTCTGTGTGCTGGAATCAAATGCAACCGTTCTGCCTGATCCTGACCAGGAATGGTGGAAAATAAATCTTCCAGATTGGATGCAGTACATTAGTGGAGTGCTGCCTGCATTAGAGGACACAATTATTAGCATTCGGAATATAACCCATCAGTTTCTAGAATATTTCAAGACCACTTCTATTGCCTGTAGCCTGAAGAGCCACCCAGATGTTGGGTACTACGTCAGTGATTACGGTTTTAAAGAGGCATACTTGAAGAAAGTGTGGTGTTTGTAA